A single Neoarius graeffei isolate fNeoGra1 chromosome 23, fNeoGra1.pri, whole genome shotgun sequence DNA region contains:
- the dnajc30b gene encoding dnaJ (Hsp40) homolog, subfamily C, member 30b, with translation MIMRKQLLRTSCSLLRVTETRCPAVVSLIITRSHSNNTNSSLHTTKTAYYDILRVSPNATQAQIKTAYYRQSFRFHPDRNAGSDEAVRRFTEISEAYIVLGNVSLRRKYDHSVLSLADVQNAGRPSRKDTARPLSPDQQLRHSRSVPSSGGKSMFDFDAFYRAHYGEQLEREQSLRRWRALREQAQQEDFRKWKLEKGTEMAVGALLGFGVVLLFSLKS, from the coding sequence ATGATAATGAGAAAGCAGCTCCTCAGGACTTCCTGCTCTCTCCTGCGCGTGACTGAGACACGGTGTCCTGCTGTTGTGAGTCTGATCATCACCCGGTCTCACAGTAACAACACAAACTCTTCACTTCACACCACTAAAACGGCCTATTACGACATTCTGAGGGTCTCCCCAAACGCCACGCAGGCGCAGATCAAGACAGCGTACTACCGTCAGAGCTTCCGCTTCCATCCGGACCGGAACGCAGGCAGCGATGAGGCCGTGCGCCGCTTCACCGAGATCAGTGAAGCCTACATAGTACTGGGGAACGTTAGCCTCAGGAGAAAGTATGATCACAGTGTCCTGAGCTTGGCGGATGTCCAAAACGCCGGGAGACCCTCTCGGAAAGACACGGCACGTCCTCTGAGCCCGGATCAGCAGCTGCGGCACTCCCGGTCCGTCCCGAGCTCAGGAGGGAAGTCCATGTTCGACTTCGACGCTTTTTATCGAGCGCATTACGGCGAGCAGCTGGAGAGAGAGCAGAGCCTGCGCCGGTGGAGAGCGCTGAGAGAACAGGCACAACAAGAGGACTTCCGGAAATGGAAACTGGAGAAAGGGACTGAGATGGCAGTCGGTGCGCTGCTGGGTTTCGGAGTTGTCCTTCTGTTCAGTCTCAAATCATAA